The DNA segment GGCCGTCGTCAACCATTTGCGTCTGCTGGACGAGAACAAAAAACCTATCGACGCGGTCGCGATCCAAGCCGCAATAACCGTTGCCAGCGGTGGCAATGAACCGACCATTGGAGCGATTGCCAAAGCCGTAGCTCGCCGATTCCAGCTAAAAACGGCTGAACTGAAAAGCAGTACGCGACGTCAGCAAGTCGTAAGGGCTCGAGCCTTAGCGATGTACTTGGGCCGCCAACTTACCGCCTCCAGTCTGCAGCAAATCGGCGAATATTTCGGAGGTCGTGACCACAGCACGGTCCTCCACGCCTGCCGAAAAACATCCGAACTACTCGCCTCCAATAGCCAGTTAAGCCAGACCGCCGACGAAGTCCGCGAACAGCTCCAGACCGCATAAGAAATCGTTTTGACCGACTGACCGCGTGATCGAGAGCAGCCGTTTAAGCAAAGGAAATTGAATATCCGACGCCTGCAGGGAATTATCGAATCATTGGAGGTCGCTGAAATCGTAGCGGAAAAAAGGCTCGTCCCACGCGAAATGCGAAACGAAAAACCGATGAAACCGCCCACCCACAACGCTGAACGGGCCACTCCGCACTCACTCGCCAGGAAACGACATTCCGGCTTAAAAAGAAACAATGACACGATCAATGAACGGGTCGAATGGACGATGACGCCCTCCATTTCATTTCGCCACTATTTTTTTTGAACATCTCAAAGTTCCCAGTGGGCACAAACCGATTCTTTTTTTGCTGTGGATAACCCGTTCAGATTTCGTAGCGCCGCGGTGCAGCCAATTCCTGCGACTTCAACCGGCAAACGTCGACTGTCGAAAACGACCCTCTCGGTGAACATTTTCCGTCCAACTCTGAACGTTAACAGGACTGGTTATCCACCGGATGTTATCGTCCGCAACTGCTTGCTATCAAATAGGTTACAACCAGGAAAACGCCCTTTTCAACAATTTCCGCCGCCGCTTTACTACGACTACGGTTATTTTTAAATAGAAAGAGGCTATTTCTCTCTGAGCAATGGAGCTACGACACGGAGCGTCTGGAAGCTTTCCAGATGGTGGACGCTGTATTTCCTGCCACGGTTGCGATACAGTTTGGCGAAGCAAGAATCAAACATGAAACCAAGTGTTGATTGAGATCCGGAATGAAAATCATCTGTGAACGTGAATCCTTGGCCGCCGCTTTTCAGCTAGCGGCGAGCGTCGCTCCCGCTCGGTCCCCTAAGGAAATTCTTCAAAACGTGAAAATCAACGTGTCCAATGGCCAGGTCACGATGACAGCCACGGACATGGAAGTCGGGATTCGGCTGGATCTGGCGGAAGGGATCGAAATCGAAACCGAAGGGGCCGCCCTGCTTCCGGTCGCTCGGACCGGAGCGATTCTGCGAGAGAGCACCGATGAAAAACTGACGATCGAAACGGATGGATCGGGCGTTCTGATTTCAGGGAATCGCAGTAAGTTTAAGCTTCCTGGGGCGAACCCAGATGAATTCCCACGGGTCGTTGGTTTCGAGGAGGAATCCTACCACTCGATTCCAACGGGACTCTTTCGGCAGATGGTCAAACGGACGGTTTTCGCTACCGATGCGGAAAGCAGCCGATACGCGTTGGGAGGCGTCTTGCTGGAATTAGAAGGCGATTCGGTGCTGGCCGTGGGAACCGACGGTCGCCGATTGGCCAGAATGCAGGGAACGGGAACTTCCGTAGGCGATCAC comes from the Roseimaritima multifibrata genome and includes:
- the dnaN gene encoding DNA polymerase III subunit beta — its product is MKIICERESLAAAFQLAASVAPARSPKEILQNVKINVSNGQVTMTATDMEVGIRLDLAEGIEIETEGAALLPVARTGAILRESTDEKLTIETDGSGVLISGNRSKFKLPGANPDEFPRVVGFEEESYHSIPTGLFRQMVKRTVFATDAESSRYALGGVLLELEGDSVLAVGTDGRRLARMQGTGTSVGDHKTTGTSTIVPTRAIQLMERAVDEQDEQIQLAARANDLLLRTHRCTIYSRLVEGRYPNWRQVFPQRENASQIDMTVGPLFASLRQAAIVTDRESRGIDFTFADGTLKMEANTTGLGESVVEIPIAYEGESVTLTMDHRFVADFCKVLDAETNFILEIESGKSPALLSTEDGYGYVIMPMARDR